The Prevotella melaninogenica nucleotide sequence ACGGCAGGCGGACTCCCTGCTGCGTGCCGACCTTTGGAAATGCTTTGAACACTTCAAAGGGTATAGGAAAGATGCGTTACTGCTGACCTTGCTTGCCTACAATGTGGGCGCAGGGCGACTGCTTGGTTATGGTAAGCACCCCAAGAGTAGGCTGCTACGAAAGATAGAGGCAGGAGATAGGAATTTCTACCGTGAATTTGTCTCTTTCTGTCGATACAAGGGCAAAGTTCTCAGAGGACTTGTCAAACGACGAAAGGTGGAGTT carries:
- a CDS encoding glycoside hydrolase family protein, with amino-acid sequence MRTINSFILLCVFCLFCQPTLAQRRVRLADLPPFERAVVVVKYFEGMHGWKNYPYVGYGHQLQPRERFTADMTERQADSLLRADLWKCFEHFKGYRKDALLLTLLAYNVGAGRLLGYGKHPKSRLLRKIEAGDRNFYREFVSFCRYKGKVLRGLVKRRKVEFALFYIP